The genomic DNA GGACGTCAACGACAAGATCTACGACGCCGCGCGCGCCGAGGGCATCCCGTCCCCGGAACTCGCAGCGCGGTGCGCCGAGCAGTACATCGAGGACACCGGACGACTGGGGCTCGGGCGCCCGGATGCGGAGCCTCGGGTCACCGAGACGATGGTTGAGATCGTCGCCCTCATCGCCGATCTCATCGAGCTCGGCCTCGCCTATCCGGCGGGTGGTGACGTGTACTTCCGTGTGGGCGCGTTTCCGGAGTACGGCCGTCTCTCGGGGCGACGCGTGGAGGATCTGGTGGCCACCGATCCCGGCGAACTCAAGGAGGATCCCCTCGACTTCGCACTCTGGAAGGGGCGGAAGGAGGACGAGGACGCGTTCTGGGAGTCACCGTGGGGTCCGGGACGCCCCGGTTGGCACATCGAGTGCTCCGCCATGGCCGAGCGCCACCTCGGAATGGACTTCGCCGTGCACGGTGGTGGCATCGACCTCGTGTTCCCCCACCACGAGAACGAGATCGCACAGAGCGAGGGTGCCCGGGGTGGCCGGTTCGCACGCATCTGGATGCACAACGAGATGGTCGAGCTCTCCGACACGAAGATGAGCAAGAGCGTCGGGAACATCATGATGCTCGCCGATGTTCTGGAGTCTCGGGGTCCCGACACGGTGATCGCGTACTTCCTGGGGAGCCACTACCGCTCGCCACTACCGTTCTCAGATGAGCGCCTGGACGACGCCGCGATGGCCTGCCAGCGCATCCGGAACGCCGTCCGGGCGCTGGACCGGGCGCTGGATGGCCCGGGGACGGGCGACGATCTGGCCCTCGCGGCCGCGGTTGTGGAGTCGCGTCAGCGATTTCACGACTCGATGGATGACGATCTCGGTACCCCCGGTGCGATGGCCGCGATCTTCGACCTCGTGCGGGCTATCCACCAAGCGCTCGAGCGGGGGTGCCCCGCGGCGGGGCAGATTCGGGAGGTGCGGCAGCAGCTCGTCGCTCTTCTCGACATGCTGGGGCTCGCAGGGCTTGGGAACGAGGTGTCGGCCGAGATGCCGGATGAGGTGCGCGAACTCATGCGTCGGCGGGAGGAAGCACGTTCCGCCCGGGATTTCGCGGGTGCCGACGCCCTTCGCGACGCAATTGGTGCCCTCGGGTTCGAACTGCGTGACGGTCCGGGGGGACCCGAGGTCTACTCGGCCCCATGAGTAGCGGCCACTACGGGCGCAGGCCTCCCAATCGCGACGACGACGGACCGGTACTGGTGTACGGCCGGAATCCCGTGCGGGAGTTGATCCGCGCGGGCCGGCGCCCGGTCACCGAGGTCTGGGCGCTTGCCCAGACGGCGTCGGACCCCGCACTCGAGGGAGTGACGGTTCTGGTCAAGCGGCGTGAGGATCTCGCGCGGCTCGCCGGCACTGGCGACCACCAGGGAATGGTGGCGATTACCGAGGAGTACCCATATGCGGACCCTCAAGCCGTACTGGAGGGTGACGGTCCCGTGCTGGTGCTGGACGAGGTACAGGACCCGCGGAACCTCGGAGCGGTTGCACGGGTGGCTGATGCCGCCGGGTTCGCCGGCCTGGTTATTCCGACGCGGGGGAGCCCGGGGATCACCGCTGTCGTCTGCAAGGCGTCGGCGGGGGCCGTGGAACACCTCACCGTGGCGCGGGTAGGGTCGATCGTGGCGTTTGTCAACGACCTCGCCGGTGCCGGGCGCTGGGCCGTGGGAGCCGATTCCGATGAGGGACGCGACTACCGCGAAATCCCATGGGATGCGTGTGTGGCCATCGTTCTGGGCGCCGAGGGAGCGGGTCTCCGACCTCGCGTCCGGGAGGTCTGCGACCAACTCGTGCGCATCCCGATGCGGGGAATGGTGGGGTCCCTCAACCTGTCGACGGCAGCGGCGGTGCTCGCCTTCGAAGCGGTTCGGATGCAACCCGGGGGGCCCAGAGGTTGACATAACTATGTGCGATCGGTATCAATCCGGCATCACTTACCTTCGACAACAGGTTGAGCCTGTGGTTCAAGTCAAGGTTGAGGGATTGGGAATCGTCCTACGACATGCCGTATTGACCGGGAGTGAACATGGGTGCCACCGCCCGCAGGCTTACCGATCTGGACCAGCAGGGATTCGTCGACGTCGTCGACGAGGGCCTTGTCCGCCGAGCACGTGGTGGTGACACCCAGGCCATGGATCAGATCATCTCCCGCTACCGGGGATTCGTTCGTCTCAAGTCCAGCGCGTACTTTCTGGCCGGCGGTGACTCCGAGGATCTGATCCAGGAGGGGCTCATCGGCCTCTTCAAGGCCGTACGCGACTACCGGCCCGAGCGCGAGGCCTCCTTCCGCTCGTTCGCGGAGCTCTGCGTGACGCGCCAGATCATCACCGCCATCAAGACCGCCGCGCGCAACAAGCACACCCCGCTCAACACGTACGTGTCGTTCAGCAACAGCCGCGCGGGTTCGGAGCAGGAGACGACCCTCGCGGACGTCCTGCCGGATGACCCGGTAACGGACCCCATCAACCAGGCCATCTCCACCGAGGAGCTCTCGAGTCTGGTCGAGTGCCTCGGTCGCGTCCTCAGCCCCCTCGAGCGTCAGGTGCTTGCGATGTATCTGGAGGGTCGTTCCTACGAAGAGGTCGCGGAGCGGCTCGACTGCAACTCGAAGAGCGTGGATAACGCGCTCCAGCGGGTGAAGCGCAAGGTCGAGACGCATCTGAAGGAGCGCGAGGTCCTAGACCTGCGCTAGATGTAAGGCGCCAACACGTTGTCCACCCGGTGTCATCCTGAAGAGTGATGGTTGATGAGACCCAAATCCAGCCTCAGGCCCTTCCGTGGGCGGCGGGGGCGTGGGCACCGACCGTTGGAGAAGCGGCCCCCAATCAACCGCGTTCAGACCGTCTGTGGGTAGACCAGATAACCTTTCTCTTGCAGATGCACGGTCCACCGCTGTCATAAGGTCGGTCCCTGATTTCCCCCGCTCGAGTGCCACGCCCACGGCGTCATTCGTT from Thermoleophilia bacterium includes the following:
- the sigH gene encoding RNA polymerase sporulation sigma factor SigH; this encodes MGATARRLTDLDQQGFVDVVDEGLVRRARGGDTQAMDQIISRYRGFVRLKSSAYFLAGGDSEDLIQEGLIGLFKAVRDYRPEREASFRSFAELCVTRQIITAIKTAARNKHTPLNTYVSFSNSRAGSEQETTLADVLPDDPVTDPINQAISTEELSSLVECLGRVLSPLERQVLAMYLEGRSYEEVAERLDCNSKSVDNALQRVKRKVETHLKEREVLDLR
- a CDS encoding RNA methyltransferase, with protein sequence MSSGHYGRRPPNRDDDGPVLVYGRNPVRELIRAGRRPVTEVWALAQTASDPALEGVTVLVKRREDLARLAGTGDHQGMVAITEEYPYADPQAVLEGDGPVLVLDEVQDPRNLGAVARVADAAGFAGLVIPTRGSPGITAVVCKASAGAVEHLTVARVGSIVAFVNDLAGAGRWAVGADSDEGRDYREIPWDACVAIVLGAEGAGLRPRVREVCDQLVRIPMRGMVGSLNLSTAAAVLAFEAVRMQPGGPRG
- a CDS encoding cysteine--tRNA ligase, with the translated sequence MTVTLHSTLTGRDEPLIPDGDGVVGIYACGPTVYSRIHIGNARPFVVFSVLKRYLERRGLRCRLVINITDVNDKIYDAARAEGIPSPELAARCAEQYIEDTGRLGLGRPDAEPRVTETMVEIVALIADLIELGLAYPAGGDVYFRVGAFPEYGRLSGRRVEDLVATDPGELKEDPLDFALWKGRKEDEDAFWESPWGPGRPGWHIECSAMAERHLGMDFAVHGGGIDLVFPHHENEIAQSEGARGGRFARIWMHNEMVELSDTKMSKSVGNIMMLADVLESRGPDTVIAYFLGSHYRSPLPFSDERLDDAAMACQRIRNAVRALDRALDGPGTGDDLALAAAVVESRQRFHDSMDDDLGTPGAMAAIFDLVRAIHQALERGCPAAGQIREVRQQLVALLDMLGLAGLGNEVSAEMPDEVRELMRRREEARSARDFAGADALRDAIGALGFELRDGPGGPEVYSAP